Proteins encoded within one genomic window of Halorussus salilacus:
- a CDS encoding glycosyltransferase family 4 protein, producing the protein MRVAFVSETVAQHRETGATERTRRTAEALAGRGHDAVVCCAQWWDGDHETFEQGGVTYRAVTDESPGDARGFALGLAGALRAADPDVIQVSPATPSHVVAAKLASIALRAPLVVDWYDAPEPGDADDPRWRLAAAAPELVLTPSETVRTRVRELGPDADAVRVVPNAIDIDAIRAAQPREVADVVYSRRLDEDANLESLLLALAELRDRDWSALVIGDGPERDVYERQVRDLRIEDRVSFAGHQPLENRLAAFKGAHVYAQTARRESFPTDLLRALACGCAGVVEYHVDSSAHELVEQEDRAFRTTSEQELTDALVAASEMERLDFDENFAEYDDEAVLDRYLTAYDEAEERLSWVEPAAVAGGVLAVVALAVLLVAFL; encoded by the coding sequence ATGCGCGTCGCGTTCGTCTCGGAGACGGTGGCCCAACACCGGGAGACGGGGGCCACGGAACGCACTCGACGCACCGCCGAGGCGCTCGCCGGGCGCGGTCACGACGCGGTCGTCTGTTGCGCCCAGTGGTGGGACGGCGACCACGAGACCTTCGAGCAGGGGGGCGTGACCTACCGCGCGGTCACCGACGAGTCGCCCGGCGACGCCCGCGGATTCGCGCTGGGACTCGCGGGCGCGCTCCGGGCCGCCGACCCGGACGTGATTCAGGTCTCGCCCGCGACGCCCTCCCACGTCGTCGCCGCGAAACTCGCCAGCATCGCGCTTCGCGCGCCCCTCGTCGTCGACTGGTACGACGCGCCCGAACCGGGCGACGCCGACGACCCGCGGTGGCGGCTCGCCGCCGCCGCACCCGAACTCGTCCTGACGCCCTCCGAGACGGTCAGGACCCGGGTCCGGGAACTCGGACCCGACGCCGACGCGGTTCGGGTGGTCCCGAACGCAATCGATATCGACGCGATTCGGGCGGCCCAGCCCCGCGAGGTCGCCGACGTCGTCTACTCGCGGCGGCTCGACGAGGACGCCAACCTCGAAAGCCTCCTGCTCGCGCTCGCGGAGCTCCGGGACCGCGACTGGTCGGCGCTCGTCATCGGCGACGGCCCCGAACGCGACGTCTACGAGCGACAGGTCCGCGACCTCCGCATCGAGGACCGGGTGTCGTTCGCGGGCCACCAGCCCCTCGAAAACCGGCTCGCGGCGTTCAAGGGCGCGCACGTCTACGCCCAGACCGCCCGCCGAGAGTCGTTCCCGACCGACCTCCTCCGGGCGCTGGCGTGTGGCTGTGCGGGCGTGGTCGAGTACCACGTCGATTCGAGCGCCCACGAACTGGTCGAGCAGGAGGACCGGGCGTTCCGCACGACCAGCGAGCAGGAACTGACCGACGCGCTCGTCGCGGCCTCGGAGATGGAGCGGCTGGACTTCGACGAGAACTTCGCGGAGTACGACGACGAGGCGGTGCTGGACCGATATCTCACCGCGTACGACGAGGCCGAAGAACGGCTGAGCTGGGTGGAACCGGCGGCTGTGGCGGGCGGGGTGCTGGCGGTCGTGGCGCTCGCGGTGCTGTTGGTCGCGTTCCTCTGA
- a CDS encoding S9 family peptidase, which produces MTTYDFQRYLNVRNATAPSFGPAGDRLSFLMDTTGVPQVWRLDEPGAWPRQLTFEDERITFASWSPERDELAFGMDHGGNERTQLFLLDGDGETVTPLTDTPEAIHYWGGWNSDGSAFAFAANRRDESVFDVYVQGRDERGDDAELVHEGDGWLSVAGWSPDDSRLAVVESRSSFDQDVYVLDLETRDFDHVTPHEGEARYHDVNWSPDGEALYLSTDRDADTRYLARLDLDDRDLAVVEEGGDWNVENVSLDEDTGRFVFGRNVDGYTELTVAELTGETAYRELSTPDLPRGVTGGAAFDDDAGRFAVPVAGSDENTNVHVVDAETGEAERWTDAATAGLPKESFVSPDLVRYESFDEREIPAFFSVPEDATEGETPVIVSIHGGPESQRRPSFNPVKQYFLNRGYAYFEPNVRGSSGYGKAYTHLDDVRKRMDSVADIEAGVEWLGDHPAVDPDRIVAMGGSYGGFMVLAALTEYPDLWAAGVDVVGIANFVTFLENTGDWRREHREAEYGSLDDDREFLESISPINNVENIRAPLLVLHGANDPRVPVGEAEQIADEAAEQGVPVEKLIFDDEGHGFSKLENRIEAYTTVADFLDEHV; this is translated from the coding sequence GTGACTACGTACGACTTCCAGCGGTATCTCAACGTTCGGAACGCGACCGCACCGTCGTTCGGACCGGCGGGAGACCGGCTCTCGTTCCTGATGGACACGACCGGCGTCCCGCAGGTGTGGCGACTCGACGAACCCGGCGCGTGGCCCCGGCAGCTCACCTTCGAGGACGAGCGAATCACCTTCGCGTCGTGGTCGCCCGAGCGCGACGAACTCGCCTTCGGGATGGACCACGGCGGGAACGAGCGGACCCAGCTGTTCCTGCTCGATGGGGACGGCGAAACCGTCACGCCCCTGACCGACACCCCCGAGGCCATCCACTACTGGGGCGGGTGGAACTCCGACGGGTCGGCGTTCGCGTTCGCCGCGAACCGCCGCGACGAGTCGGTGTTCGACGTGTACGTCCAGGGCCGCGACGAGCGTGGCGACGACGCCGAGCTGGTCCACGAGGGCGACGGCTGGCTCTCGGTCGCGGGGTGGAGCCCCGACGACTCCCGGCTCGCGGTGGTCGAGTCCCGCTCCAGCTTCGATCAGGACGTGTACGTCCTCGACCTCGAAACCCGGGACTTCGACCACGTCACGCCCCACGAGGGGGAGGCGCGGTACCACGACGTCAACTGGAGCCCGGACGGCGAGGCCCTCTACCTCAGCACCGACCGGGACGCCGACACCCGGTACCTCGCGCGCCTCGACCTCGACGACCGCGACCTCGCGGTCGTCGAGGAGGGGGGCGACTGGAACGTCGAGAACGTCTCGCTCGACGAGGACACCGGCCGGTTCGTCTTCGGCCGGAACGTCGACGGCTACACCGAACTCACCGTCGCCGAACTCACCGGCGAGACCGCCTACCGGGAGCTCTCGACGCCGGACCTCCCGCGCGGGGTCACCGGGGGCGCGGCGTTCGACGACGACGCCGGGCGGTTCGCGGTCCCGGTCGCCGGGAGCGACGAGAACACCAACGTCCACGTCGTCGACGCCGAGACCGGCGAGGCCGAGCGCTGGACCGACGCCGCGACCGCGGGCCTCCCGAAGGAGTCGTTCGTCAGCCCGGACCTCGTCCGGTACGAGTCCTTCGACGAACGGGAGATTCCCGCGTTCTTCTCGGTTCCCGAGGACGCGACGGAGGGCGAGACCCCCGTCATCGTGAGCATCCACGGCGGCCCCGAGAGCCAGCGCAGGCCGTCGTTCAACCCGGTCAAGCAGTACTTCCTGAATCGCGGATACGCCTACTTCGAGCCGAACGTCCGGGGGTCGTCGGGCTACGGAAAGGCCTACACCCACCTCGACGACGTGAGAAAGCGGATGGACTCGGTGGCCGACATCGAGGCCGGGGTGGAGTGGCTCGGCGACCACCCGGCGGTCGACCCCGACCGCATCGTCGCCATGGGCGGGTCGTACGGCGGCTTCATGGTGCTGGCCGCGCTCACCGAGTATCCGGACCTCTGGGCCGCGGGCGTCGACGTCGTGGGCATCGCCAACTTCGTGACGTTCCTCGAAAACACCGGCGACTGGCGGCGCGAACACCGCGAGGCCGAGTACGGGTCGCTCGACGACGACCGCGAGTTCCTCGAATCCATCAGCCCCATCAACAACGTCGAGAACATCCGAGCGCCCCTGCTCGTCCTCCACGGCGCGAACGACCCCCGCGTGCCGGTCGGCGAGGCCGAGCAGATCGCCGACGAGGCGGCCGAACAGGGCGTCCCGGTCGAGAAGCTCATCTTCGACGACGAGGGCCACGGCTTCAGCAAGCTGGAAAATCGCATCGAGGCCTACACCACCGTCGCCGACTTCCTCGACGAGCACGTCTGA
- a CDS encoding DUF7344 domain-containing protein yields the protein MASETGHPSQNPRASQNVTRPSRAEVFDAVKNLRRRYVLYYLQRHDGPVELGELAEQVAAWENDATVAEVSPSERKSVYSALHQTHLPKLQAAGVVEYDADRSLVATSDQATRLDLRLASDPHTSVPWHRLYLSLAGVSLVVLVSLWQGVHPFALISGVEFALLVIASFGLAALGHTYDLRRWRRRAEHAAPDFILELDD from the coding sequence ATGGCCTCCGAAACCGGACACCCGTCTCAGAACCCGAGAGCGTCACAGAACGTCACCCGTCCCTCACGCGCCGAGGTCTTCGACGCGGTGAAGAACCTCCGTCGTCGCTACGTGCTCTACTACCTCCAGCGACACGACGGGCCGGTCGAACTCGGCGAGCTCGCCGAGCAGGTCGCGGCGTGGGAGAACGACGCCACGGTCGCGGAGGTGTCGCCCAGCGAGCGCAAGTCGGTCTACAGCGCGCTCCACCAGACCCACCTCCCGAAGCTGCAGGCCGCCGGGGTAGTCGAGTACGACGCCGACCGGAGTCTGGTCGCGACCTCCGATCAGGCCACGAGACTCGACCTCCGGTTGGCGAGCGACCCACACACGTCGGTCCCGTGGCACCGGCTCTACCTCTCGCTCGCGGGGGTGAGCCTCGTCGTCCTAGTGTCGCTCTGGCAGGGAGTCCACCCGTTCGCGCTCATCTCGGGCGTCGAGTTCGCCCTGCTGGTCATCGCCTCGTTCGGTCTGGCAGCGCTCGGACACACCTACGACCTGCGGCGGTGGCGGCGACGCGCCGAACACGCCGCCCCCGACTTCATCCTCGAACTCGACGACTGA